The DNA segment ACCGGCGTAGATGATGGCGCGACGCCATCGAGTATTCGTAAAGGATGCAGGCTCTTCGGCTCGATGGGCGTCGGCGTTTCCACTTCCATTTCGGGAGTGGAATTAACGAAGCCTTCTAACGGAAACATAGGCGGCGGATTGAGGAGGAGATCGGAATAAGGATTAACTTTAGGCAGACGATCGGCGAGGGGAATGGGCGTAGGATAGGGAATCATAGACGCTTGATTATGCAATGCGATTTCGGCGGCAGACTTGGGTTTTCTTCTATTTTTTTTAAATTCTTTAATCAATCCTTGAGTCTTGGAACAGGCGCCTAAAGGATCTAAATATTCGGGCCTTGCAGCGAATATTGGTTGGGTAATAATAGGTTTGTTTACGCCTACATAGCGCACCATCTTGGGCGCAGGTTCTCTCTTGGGGAAAACGGGCTGAGGCGCAAGGGATACATCCACAGGATCGGGTTCCGGTGGATTGGGTAAGTATTGATTCGCAGGAAGTGGAATTCGCGGCTGATCCATTAGATTGTATGGGGCAGGCGTTGGAATGAACATCGGCGGGGGTAAAATCGGAATAGGAATCCACATCGGTATATATCTCACGCCGCCGCCTGGGAGATATCTAAAAGACGGAGTAGCCCACGCATCATCGGGAGCAAACGGCGTCGGCGGCGGGACCCAGCTATCCGGAATCGCGAAAGGCGCCAAGGGCGATTCGCGAATAGCGCCGTTATCCGGCGGCGCCAAACGGTCGCGCCATCGTTTTGGCGGTTTTGGCGTTTGTGGAGGGGGGGATAAAAAAGGATTATTGGAGAATGGATCGCTCGCTGGAAAGGAATCCAACCTACGCGGCGTCGGCGTCGTTGCGTTGTTGGATTTTTGTTGATAATACAAATAATTCCAATACGAATTTGCAATAAACCACGAAGGGATGGAAGTAGGATTTTCTCTTTCGCCAAATTTTGGTTCTGGAAGGTAGGAAAAAGGCGAAGGAGTGGAAAGAGGAATGATCTCGATTTCCGCAAACGGCTGCGTTTCCTCAGCGGCTTGGCCGGAGGAAAGGCATAGGCATAAAAGAACACCTGCCATGAAAAGATAAAGTATCCCTATTCGCTTCATAGCAATCCCCTGATGGAATGTGTATCACAAAAGAATAGGGATTGTAAACGAAATGGAATTTTTTTTTTGAATACTATTTTTCCCTATATGCGTCTTCGATGACATCCAACGCGAAACGGGCGGAAACCGTCGCCGGGCCGCCTCCCATTTCGATGCCCACTTCCACGGCTTCCAACGCTTCCCGCATGGAGGCTCCCGACAATGCCGCCTGTTCGATATGCCATTGCATGCAGGATTCGCAATGGATGGCGACCGAGATACCCACGGCGATCAGTTCCTTTTGTTTCTTGGTCAGAGCGCCGTCGCAGAAGGCGGCTTTTTCCATCTCTAAAAAGGCTTCGTAAACCTTCGATCGCAGCGACAGCAGTTTGGCGTGGGCTTCTTTGCGCTTTTGGGAGATTTCTTCAAGTTTGTTCATTTCGATAGTCTCCTGGAATCATGAATCCGATCCATGATAAAGTAAAACCGGCTTCGTGGAATAGTCATGATATAAATTCTCATCCGAATGGAAAAGATCATGAATAAAGTACTAAGAATATTTTTCATTCTAATATTTACCAATCATTTTTCTTACGCCGCCGAACCTCTGCCGGGAACGCAGCCGCTGCAATTGCAAGGCGATTATGCCGCGATGATGGTGGAGGGGATCGACGCCTATCTTATGCGCGAGAATGAAAACGCCGCGGCTGGGCGCGAACAATATTGGAAGCGCGATTTTTCGTCTCCTGAGAATTACGCGAAATCCATAGAACCGAATCGCGAACGCTTGCGAAAAATTCTCGGCATAGTGGATTCCCGCGATCCCGTGGCAATGCAGTTTACCGCGAAAGCCTCGTTCCCGCCGGACAGCCGCCATCCCGCGCTTATTGCTCAAGGAGAGAGTTACGCCGTCTATGCCGTGCGCTGGAATGTTTTTCGCGGCGTCGAAGGCGAGGGATTGCTATTGGAACCGGCGGGCGAAGCCGCCGCCAATGTCATCGCGCTGCCCGATTGCGATTGGACGCCGGAAATGTTTATTGGCGTATCCGGCGATCTCTCCCCCGCTTCGCAATTCGCCCGCCGCCTGGCGGAAAACGGCTGCCGCGTTCTGGTTCCTGTTTTGATAAATCGCCGCGACGATTATTCCGGCCTGCCGGGCGTGCGCATGACCAACCAGCCGCATCGGGAATTTCTCTGGCGCGCCGCCTATGAGATGGGACGTCATATCATTGGCTACGAAATCCAAAAAGTATTAGCGGCGGTCGATTGGTTCGAAAGGCAATATGCGGATATTCCGCTGGGCGTCATAGGTTACGGAGAGGGCGGATTGATCGCCTTTTATTCCGCCGCTGTGGATGCTAGGTTTAAGGCAGCGGCGGTCAGCGGCTATTTTCAACCGCGAGAGAAATTATGGAGCGAGCCGATCTACCGCAACGTCTGGTCGCTGCTGCAGGAATTCGGCGACGCCGAAATCGCGGGATTGATCGCTCCCCGGCCGATGGCTATCGAAGCCTGCCGGATGCCGGAGATAGATGGTCCACCGCAAACGCCCAAGCGCAGCGGCGGCGCGCCGGGAATTATATCTACGCCGCCGTTTTCCGAAGTGGAGCGCGAGGTCGAACGCGCCCGCGCTTTATTAGCGAATGCAGGCCAGACGCCTGCTCTACCAGGCGCGTCGATTACGCTGGTTCATTCCCAAGACGCCGCGCCCGGCGCCGGACAATTTTTCGCTTATTTTAT comes from the Candidatus Omnitrophota bacterium genome and includes:
- a CDS encoding dienelactone hydrolase family protein, giving the protein MNKVLRIFFILIFTNHFSYAAEPLPGTQPLQLQGDYAAMMVEGIDAYLMRENENAAAGREQYWKRDFSSPENYAKSIEPNRERLRKILGIVDSRDPVAMQFTAKASFPPDSRHPALIAQGESYAVYAVRWNVFRGVEGEGLLLEPAGEAAANVIALPDCDWTPEMFIGVSGDLSPASQFARRLAENGCRVLVPVLINRRDDYSGLPGVRMTNQPHREFLWRAAYEMGRHIIGYEIQKVLAAVDWFERQYADIPLGVIGYGEGGLIAFYSAAVDARFKAAAVSGYFQPREKLWSEPIYRNVWSLLQEFGDAEIAGLIAPRPMAIEACRMPEIDGPPQTPKRSGGAPGIISTPPFSEVEREVERARALLANAGQTPALPGASITLVHSQDAAPGAGQFFAYFMKDLVEGKNFVSTENRPTLVGEPMVAEERFKRQFDGILEDTQWLMRESEFTRKKFWSRADVSSLEGWKKSSEEYREYFWDEIIGRLPAATVPTNPHTRLIYDEPLYKGYQVMLDVYPGVFAYGILLVPKDILPGERRPVVVCQHGLEGRPEDLADPRIDHPAYHAYACRLAERGFVVFAPQNPYIGEDRFRVLLRKGQPIKKTLYSFIVRQHESIVQWLGEQPFADPQRIAFYGLSYGGKTAMRIPALLDGYCISICSADYNEWIWKNVSARHSFSYLFTGEYDMAEFDLGNTYNYAEMSWLIFPRPFMVERGHDDGVSIDEWVAYEYARTRRFYDKMGLGDRTEIEFFNGPHTIHGVGTFAFLHRWLNWPFAGNAK
- a CDS encoding carboxymuconolactone decarboxylase family protein → MNKLEEISQKRKEAHAKLLSLRSKVYEAFLEMEKAAFCDGALTKKQKELIAVGISVAIHCESCMQWHIEQAALSGASMREALEAVEVGIEMGGGPATVSARFALDVIEDAYREK
- a CDS encoding tetratricopeptide repeat protein, with the translated sequence MAGVLLCLCLSSGQAAEETQPFAEIEIIPLSTPSPFSYLPEPKFGERENPTSIPSWFIANSYWNYLYYQQKSNNATTPTPRRLDSFPASDPFSNNPFLSPPPQTPKPPKRWRDRLAPPDNGAIRESPLAPFAIPDSWVPPPTPFAPDDAWATPSFRYLPGGGVRYIPMWIPIPILPPPMFIPTPAPYNLMDQPRIPLPANQYLPNPPEPDPVDVSLAPQPVFPKREPAPKMVRYVGVNKPIITQPIFAARPEYLDPLGACSKTQGLIKEFKKNRRKPKSAAEIALHNQASMIPYPTPIPLADRLPKVNPYSDLLLNPPPMFPLEGFVNSTPEMEVETPTPIEPKSLHPLRILDGVAPSSTPVTPPIALRREDSVPLSYQATPTPPAPAAMTPLEILYNQGLQAFAQRNYAKANRLFQNAAALDPNSSRIQCAYGFTLLFQGDYGKAAAALLRGGELARKEQTAPLWALFISSKDFAYHQLKLTQFLKRNPDDPDAKTLMLLLAAEKTPAPNKLLIPTPAPLMKIR